A region of Necator americanus strain Aroian chromosome I, whole genome shotgun sequence DNA encodes the following proteins:
- a CDS encoding hypothetical protein (NECATOR_CHRI.G2337.T1) — translation MSITLARAMWQERGGAGKSAEPAKEVRHRQQHPVRLATLNVGTLSGGSRKLADSLRKLRVDICCEQEIRRKGSKSRESGDDYKLIYHGRMNRIAMALVLYRKRRLETASHRWIDYRIA, via the coding sequence ATGAGCATTAccctcgcccgggcaatgtggcaagAGCGCGGAGGTGCAGGCAAGAGCGcggagccggccaaagaagttcgCCATCGCcaacaacatccagtgcgcctggcaacacttaacgttggaaCGCTTAGCGGGGGAAGTCGtaaactggcagacagtctcagaaaactccgtgttgacatatgctGTGAACAGGAGATTCGCcggaaaggctccaagtcaAGGGAATCAGGCGATGActacaagctcatctaccaTGGCAGAATGAATCgaatcgcaatggcgttggtcTTGTATCGAAAGAGACGTTTAGAAACAGCGTCACatcggtggatcgactatcggatcgcctgA
- a CDS encoding hypothetical protein (NECATOR_CHRI.G2338.T1), translating into MDLKIFHPRKYPRTKTQLIKWWNLKDPKEVFYESVVSSALSHPTRSVEKMPSISSVIRLIAENTPGKTGLGKPNMQEAKKKSKYKLWWKTSQPEDSGAYLAARRQAEKAVSKAKWDRCKSVYDMLDTREGRRVDSVLFSQSASPLNVGYGAYQDR; encoded by the coding sequence atggacttgaaaatcttccATCCAAGGAAATATCCAAGGACTAAAACACAGctcatcaaatggtggaatctgaaggatccaAAGGAGGTATTCTACGAGTCAGTGGTTTCATCTGCACTttcccaccctactcgtagtgtggagaaAATGCCGTCTATTTCCAGCGTCATACGCTTGATCGCAGAGAACACTCCAGGAAAAACGGGTCTAGGTAAGCCCAATATGCAAGAGGCTAAAAAGAAGTCCAaatataagctctggtggaaaacaagtcagcctgaagatagtggggcttacctagcggcgaggAGGCAGGCTGAGAAGGCAGTATCCAAAGCGAAGTGGGACCGCTGCAAatctgtgtacgacatgcttgataccagagaaggcagGCGAGTGGACAGTGTATtgtttagtcagagcgcgtcaccgctcaacgttggatatggggcataccaagatcgttaa
- a CDS encoding hypothetical protein (NECATOR_CHRI.G2336.T3), with the protein MVGPAETKSRHHSCQDCPLVQISRKFAGHLSPQLRNSCRQVSSERVFALGMLRICTHSGNYKGFFRNGARPLIKLRNISSTSSSLVSCTSISDENKNTLSQREVVRLLQKDVRFEERFLERVNDAISLFAAPRGFKKFFESDDSKSSVKENKSTSEEKPKSAESKKSKGGSGNPGGTGNPLDQFPGSWQQIALSIGVILALYLFMDYQSYREISWKEFFHEFLEPGIVDRLEVVDKRWVRIVSSAKSSGQTCYFNIGSVDSFERSLAAAQMHLGYDADRQIPVLYKSEFDFKREIPNLISIAFPLLFGYYIYRMLKGGGAAGGAGRAGGGGGLTGMFGGFGQSTARIINKEDIKVSFKDVAGCEEAKIEIMEFVNFLKNPQQYKDLGAKIPKGAILTGPPGTGKTLLAKATAGEANVPFITVSGSEFLEMFVGVGPARVRDMFAMARKNSPCILFIDEIDAVGRKRGGKGGMGGHSEQENTLNQLLVEMDGFSTEESSVIVVAATNRVDILDPALLRPGRFDRQIYVPVPDIKGRASIFRVHLGPLKTSLDKVQLSRKLAAHTPGFSGADISNVCNEAALIAARDASEEISQKNFEQAIERVVAGMEKKSQVLQPEEKRTVAYHEAGHAIAGWFLEHADPLLKVSIIPRGKGLGYAQYLPKEQYLYSKEQLLDRMCMTLGGRVSEEIFFGRITTGAQDDLQKVTQMAYAQVVKYGMSTKVGPLSFETAGPGEMAFDKPYSEATAQLIDQEVRDMVNVALARTRELLLSKREDIEKVAQRLLEKEILSREDMVELLGKRPFAEKHTYEEMVSGTGGLDEDTQLPKGLQDWNKEKKPQPAD; encoded by the exons ATGGTTggacctgccgagacgaagtctcgccaccatagct GCCAGGACTGTCCACTAGTACAGATTTCAAGAAAGTTCGCTGGCCACCTAAGCCCGCAGTTGCGGAACAGTTGTCGCCAAGTTTCATCAGAGCGAGTGTTTGCGCTAG GGATGCTACGAATCTGCACTCATAGCGGGAATTATAAGGGTTTCTTCAGGAATGGTGCTAGACCTTtgataaaattaagaaatatttcctcCACATCATCTTCTCTAGTTTCATGCACTTCCATTAGTGATGAA AATAAAAACACCTTGTCGCAGAGAGAAGTTGTTCGGTTACTTCAAAAGGATGTGAGGTTTGAAgagaggtttttggaacgggTCAACGATGCAATTAGTTTGTTCGCCGCACctcgaggtttcaagaagtttTTTGAATCTGATGACAGCAAGTCATCTGTGAAGGAGAACAAATCGACATCAGAGGAAAAGCCTAAGTCAGCAG agTCTAAGAAGTCCAAAGGTGGCAGTGGGAATCCGGGTGGAACTGGGAACCCTTTGGATCAATT CCCCGGTAGTTGGCAGCAGATTGCCCTCAGCATTGGCGTCATACTAGCACTCTATCTGTTTATGGATTATCAGTCCTATCGAGAGATTTCCTGGAAAGAATTCTTTCATGAGTTTTTAGAGCCTGGTATT GTTGACCGGTTAGAAGTCGTTGACAAACGATGGGTTCGCATCGTATCCTCGGCGAAAAGCTCAGGA CAAACTTGCTATTTCAATATCGGAAGTGTGGATAGCTTTGAGCGAAGCTTAGCTGCCGCACAAATGCACCTTGGGTACGATGCTGATCGACAAATCCCTGTCCTTTATAAATCTGAATTTGATTT cAAGAGGGAAATCCCAAATTTGATCAGTATTGCTTTTCCGCTACTGTTTGGGTACTATATTTACCGTATGCTGAAAGGTGGTGGAGCTGCAGGTG GTGCAGGAAGAGCGGGCGGCGGAGGCGGATTAACTGGTATGTTTGGTGGTTTTGGACAGAGCACAGCGAGGATCATCAACAAAGAAGATATcaag GTCTCTTTCAAAGACGTCGCTGGATGTGAAGAAGCTAAGATCGAGATTATGGAGTTTGTTAACTTCCTGAAGAACCCGCAACAATACAAAGACCTCGGGGCGAAGATTCCAAAG GGAGCCATTCTTACTGGACCACCTGGAACTGGTAAAACTCTTCTCGCAAAAGCCACTGCTGGTGAGGCGAATGTTCCGTTCATCACAGTATCTGGCTCTGAGTTTCTTGAG ATGTTCGTTGGCGTTGGTCCTGCCCGAGTTCGTGACATGTTCGCCATGGCGAGAAAGAACAGCCCTTGCATCCTTTTTATTGACGAGATTGACGCTGTTGGGCGAAAGAGAGGCGGGAAAGGTGGTATGGGAGGTCATTCTGAACAAGAAAACACCTTGAAtcaacttcttgtagaaatgGATG GGTTCTCTACGGAAGAGTCATCTGTGATTGTCGTTGCTGCCACAAACCGTGTCGATATCTTGGATCCTGCCTTGTTACGACCGGGTCGATTTGATCGGCAGATCTATGTGCCTGTACCCGATATAaag GGTCGTGCATCGATTTTCCGAGTTCATTTGGGACCTCTAAAAACATCATTAGATAAGGTTCAGTTGTCACGAAAGCTTGCTGCACATACTCCTGGATTCTCGG GTGCTGATATCTCTAATGTTTGCAACGAAGCTGCTCTAATAGCTGCAAGAGATGCGTCTGAGGAAATTAgccaaaaaaattttgaacaggCCATTGAGAGGGTCGTTGCGggtatggaaaaaaagagccaG GTTTTGCAACCGGAAGAGAAACGAACAGTTGCTTATCATGAAGCAGGTCACGCCATAGCCGGATGGTTTCTCGAACATGCCGATCCTTTATTGAAG GTTTCCATTATTCCACGAGGAAAGGGTTTAGGTTACGCTCAATACCTACCAAAAGAGCAGTATTTATATTCAAAGGAACAACTTTTGGATAG AATGTGTATGACGTTAGGAGGTCGTGTAtccgaggagattttttttgggcGTATAACGACAGGAGCTCAAGATGATCTGCAAAAAGTCACTCAAATGGCTTATGCCCAG GTTGTCAAATATGGTATGTCGACAAAAGTAGGACCATTGTCTTTCGAAACAGCAGGACCTGGAGAGATGGCCTTTGACAAGCCTTACTCGGAGGCGACTGCGCAGCTTATCGATCAGGAAGTGAGGGATATGGTTAACGTCGCCCTTGCACGAACTCGAGAGCTGCTTTTGTCCAAGAGAGAAGATATTGAGAAG GTTGCTCAACGGTTACTAGAAAAAGAGATTTTGTCACGTGAGGATATGGTTGAATTACTTGGAAAACGGCCGTTTGCTGAAAAACATACTTATGAGGAAATGGTTTCGGGAACAGGAG GATTGGACGAAGATACTCAATTACCGAAAGGACTGCAGGATTggaataaagagaagaaaccgcAACCTGCCGATTAA